One Curtobacterium sp. BH-2-1-1 genomic region harbors:
- a CDS encoding cation diffusion facilitator family transporter, whose translation MSASGGTRAILAALGANVGIAIVKFIAAAISGSASMLAEGVHSLADSANQLLLLLGGRRARRAADEEHPFGYGRERYVYAFVVSIILFSVGGVFSLYEGIEKLTHPHPLENWWLPLVVLVIAIGLEGFSLRTALREARPQKGRQSWVQFVRRAKAPELPVVMLEDTAALLGLVFALFGVGLTAITGNGVFDAIGTIFIAALLIAVAVVLGIETKSLLVGEGATAADVERIKHAVLDGPEVDSIIHIKTLYLGPDELMVGVKVAVDGDRRLGDVAAGIDTVEHRVRQAVPIARVIYVEPDVLRTGPRPPTEAIVIRAAD comes from the coding sequence GTGAGCGCTTCTGGAGGCACGAGGGCGATCCTCGCCGCACTCGGTGCGAACGTCGGGATCGCGATCGTGAAGTTCATCGCCGCGGCGATCAGCGGTTCCGCGTCGATGCTGGCCGAGGGCGTCCACTCCCTCGCCGACTCCGCCAACCAGCTCCTCCTGCTCCTCGGCGGCCGTCGTGCCCGGCGTGCCGCCGACGAGGAGCACCCGTTCGGCTACGGGCGTGAGCGCTACGTGTACGCGTTCGTCGTGTCGATCATCCTGTTCTCGGTCGGCGGGGTGTTCTCCCTCTACGAGGGCATCGAGAAGCTCACCCACCCGCACCCGCTGGAGAACTGGTGGCTGCCGCTCGTGGTGCTCGTCATCGCGATCGGGCTCGAGGGCTTCTCCCTCCGCACCGCGCTGCGGGAAGCACGACCGCAGAAGGGCCGGCAGAGCTGGGTGCAGTTCGTCCGCCGCGCCAAGGCCCCGGAGCTCCCCGTCGTGATGCTCGAGGACACCGCGGCGCTGCTCGGCCTCGTCTTCGCCCTGTTCGGCGTCGGCCTCACCGCGATCACGGGCAACGGCGTGTTCGACGCGATCGGCACGATCTTCATCGCCGCGCTGCTCATCGCCGTGGCGGTCGTGCTCGGCATCGAGACGAAGAGCCTCCTCGTCGGCGAGGGTGCCACCGCGGCCGACGTCGAGCGCATCAAGCACGCGGTGCTCGACGGTCCCGAGGTCGACTCGATCATCCACATCAAGACCCTGTACCTCGGCCCCGACGAGCTCATGGTCGGCGTGAAGGTCGCGGTGGACGGCGACCGACGGCTCGGCGACGTCGCCGCGGGCATCGACACGGTCGAGCACCGGGTGCGCCAGGCGGTGCCGATCGCACGCGTGATCTACGTCGAACCCGACGTGCTCCGGACGGGCCCCCGCCCGCCGACCGAGGCGATCGTGATCCGCGCCGCAGACTAA
- the proC gene encoding pyrroline-5-carboxylate reductase, whose protein sequence is MTIELPRTALLGVGSMSGAVLDGLLAAGLDRATVTLTTKSEQSAAAHRERGLDATATDTDPDANRAAVRGASLVVLGVKPYAIGDLLDEVSADLEPGTVVVSVAVGTTTASMEAKVPAGVRVVRALPNTPIGVGHGVTGISAGASADADAVALASSVFDASGVVIEVPESQLDALSAVSGSGPAYVFLLVEQWQQAAESLGFSHDQAEAMVQGTLRGAVELLAASGKEPADLRRAVTSPKGTTERAVAVLQDADLAGTFERASRAAIARAEELAKG, encoded by the coding sequence ATGACGATCGAACTGCCCCGCACCGCCCTGCTCGGCGTCGGCTCCATGTCCGGCGCGGTCCTCGACGGCCTGCTCGCGGCCGGTCTCGACCGGGCCACCGTGACCCTGACGACGAAGTCGGAGCAGTCCGCCGCGGCACACCGGGAGCGTGGCCTGGACGCCACCGCCACCGACACCGACCCCGACGCGAACCGGGCAGCGGTGCGCGGCGCGTCGCTCGTCGTGCTCGGGGTGAAGCCCTACGCGATCGGTGACCTGCTCGACGAGGTCTCGGCGGACCTCGAGCCGGGGACCGTCGTCGTGAGCGTCGCCGTGGGGACGACGACCGCGAGCATGGAGGCGAAGGTGCCGGCCGGTGTCCGGGTCGTCCGAGCGCTCCCGAACACGCCGATCGGTGTCGGGCACGGGGTGACCGGGATCAGCGCCGGTGCCTCCGCGGACGCCGACGCCGTCGCGCTCGCGTCGTCGGTGTTCGACGCGTCCGGTGTCGTGATCGAGGTGCCGGAGTCCCAGCTCGACGCGCTCTCCGCCGTCTCGGGCTCCGGGCCCGCCTACGTCTTCCTCCTCGTGGAGCAGTGGCAGCAGGCCGCCGAGTCGCTCGGGTTCTCCCACGACCAGGCCGAGGCGATGGTGCAGGGGACGCTCCGCGGTGCCGTCGAACTGCTCGCCGCCTCCGGCAAGGAGCCCGCCGACCTGCGGAGGGCCGTCACGAGCCCGAAGGGGACCACCGAGCGTGCCGTCGCGGTGCTGCAGGACGCCGACCTGGCGGGGACGTTCGAGCGGGCGTCCCGCGCGGCGATCGCCCGCGCCGAGGAGCTGGCGAAGGGCTAG
- a CDS encoding MFS transporter produces the protein MNAVRSPHSPRSLRGSRVALAGLAAVFLFEMLDNSVLNVALPTIGRELQVGATGLQWVTTAYSVVFGGLMLAAGAVADRYGRRRVMLVGLVLLGLASLATAFVTTADQLIAVRVATGIAAAMTTPGSMALAFRLFDDDERRVRAITVISTVGLVGLAVGPTVGGLVLAVAPWQVLLLVNVPIAALAFVGIRVGVTADDPTGLHRAPVDWTGAALGTVTILLALVAPTRFADGGLDDWTAWAATAGAIVGGVWFAVRQRRVEHPLLDLALVARPLVSSGLAYKAATGLAVAGLGYLVTLHLQLAWGWPPALAAIGMLPQVAVLVAGSAFVGPFVRRVGLGHAAWSSAAAVVVGLAVYTLLGPLGYGWIALALVLVAAGMRVVGVVAGTNVLRGLPEDRTTIGAALVDTSSEVASAVGVAIAGTVLGAVFTGSLTATPWTHAQGVAFDHAVTIGGSVLTVLAGVLVIWAMARAGRARPTAPSPAAAGVASEGRPEEHQPAGR, from the coding sequence ATGAACGCCGTCCGGTCCCCCCACTCTCCCCGATCCCTGCGCGGATCGCGTGTCGCCCTCGCCGGGCTCGCCGCGGTCTTCCTGTTCGAGATGCTCGACAACTCCGTCCTGAACGTCGCGCTCCCCACGATCGGTCGTGAGCTGCAGGTCGGCGCGACCGGGCTGCAGTGGGTGACGACGGCGTACTCGGTGGTGTTCGGCGGGCTCATGCTCGCTGCGGGTGCCGTCGCGGACCGGTACGGCCGACGCCGGGTGATGCTCGTAGGGCTCGTGCTCCTCGGGCTGGCGAGCCTCGCGACCGCGTTCGTCACCACCGCCGACCAGCTGATCGCCGTCCGGGTCGCCACCGGGATCGCGGCGGCGATGACCACCCCCGGGTCGATGGCCCTCGCGTTCCGGCTCTTCGACGACGACGAGCGGCGGGTCCGGGCGATCACGGTGATCTCCACCGTCGGGCTCGTCGGGCTCGCGGTGGGACCGACGGTGGGCGGACTCGTCCTCGCCGTCGCGCCCTGGCAGGTGCTCCTGCTCGTCAACGTCCCGATCGCCGCACTCGCGTTCGTGGGGATCCGCGTCGGCGTCACCGCGGACGATCCGACGGGGCTGCACCGTGCTCCCGTGGACTGGACCGGAGCGGCGCTGGGGACCGTGACGATCCTCCTCGCCCTCGTCGCGCCGACGCGGTTCGCCGACGGCGGGCTCGACGACTGGACGGCCTGGGCGGCCACCGCCGGCGCGATCGTCGGCGGCGTCTGGTTCGCCGTGCGACAGCGCCGCGTCGAGCACCCGCTGCTCGACCTCGCGCTCGTCGCCCGGCCGCTGGTCTCGAGCGGCCTCGCCTACAAGGCGGCCACGGGCCTCGCGGTCGCGGGCCTCGGATACCTGGTGACGCTGCACCTGCAGCTCGCCTGGGGGTGGCCGCCGGCCCTCGCCGCGATCGGCATGCTCCCGCAGGTGGCCGTGCTCGTGGCCGGGAGCGCGTTCGTCGGACCGTTCGTCCGGCGCGTCGGCCTCGGGCACGCCGCCTGGTCGAGTGCGGCCGCCGTCGTCGTCGGGCTCGCGGTGTACACGCTGCTCGGGCCGCTCGGCTACGGGTGGATCGCCCTGGCGCTCGTGCTCGTCGCCGCCGGCATGCGGGTCGTGGGGGTGGTCGCCGGCACGAACGTCCTGCGCGGGCTGCCGGAGGACCGCACGACGATCGGCGCCGCGCTCGTGGACACCTCCTCCGAGGTGGCCTCGGCCGTCGGGGTGGCGATCGCCGGCACGGTGCTCGGTGCCGTGTTCACCGGGTCGCTCACCGCGACACCGTGGACCCACGCCCAGGGTGTGGCGTTCGACCACGCGGTGACGATCGGCGGGTCGGTGCTCACCGTGCTCGCCGGGGTGCTCGTCATCTGGGCGATGGCCCGGGCCGGACGTGCCCGACCGACCGCGCCGTCCCCGGCTGCCGCGGGCGTCGCGTCCGAGGGGCGGCCCGAGGAACACCAGCCCGCTGGTCGCTAG
- a CDS encoding TetR/AcrR family transcriptional regulator — translation MPRSAPRGGPETRARIAETASGMFAEHGFDGVTVAQVAKAAGVSSVTVFKHFPRKEDLFLDRSAETVALFVAAVEDVPRDEALDALEALALRLVDERAPVSGLAPGAHAFFRTVADSPALQSRALEHVAGAQRALGDAVGDRLLAALFVAGYATVFVGTARAVLAGEDDDTVVTAHRAGLERLFRALRDGVASAT, via the coding sequence ATGCCCAGGAGCGCGCCCCGCGGCGGGCCGGAGACTCGTGCGCGGATCGCCGAGACCGCGTCCGGGATGTTCGCCGAGCACGGCTTCGACGGCGTCACCGTCGCGCAGGTCGCGAAGGCCGCCGGGGTCTCGAGCGTCACGGTCTTCAAGCACTTCCCGCGCAAGGAGGACCTGTTCCTCGACCGCTCCGCCGAGACGGTCGCGCTGTTCGTCGCAGCCGTCGAGGACGTTCCGCGTGACGAGGCGCTCGACGCGCTCGAGGCGCTCGCACTGCGCCTGGTCGACGAGCGCGCGCCGGTCTCCGGGCTGGCGCCCGGCGCACACGCGTTCTTCCGGACGGTCGCCGACTCGCCCGCCCTGCAGTCGCGCGCGCTCGAGCACGTGGCGGGGGCGCAGCGCGCGCTCGGGGACGCCGTCGGCGACCGACTCCTCGCAGCGCTCTTCGTCGCCGGCTACGCCACGGTCTTCGTCGGGACGGCACGTGCCGTCCTCGCGGGGGAGGACGACGACACCGTCGTCACGGCGCACCGCGCCGGACTGGAACGGCTCTTCCGCGCACTCCGGGACGGCGTCGCGTCCGCGACGTGA
- a CDS encoding TrkA family potassium uptake protein produces the protein MADRNRPHPLGAVSHDAPVLVIGLGRFGAATAGQLERQDREVLVVDTDAGLVQKWSDRVTHAVQADATDIDALRQIGAQDFPIAVVGTGSDLESSVLITANLVDLGIPQIWAKAISRSHGTILSRIGANHVVYPEREAGERTAHLVSGRMLDFIEFDDDFAVVKMFPPASVRGKDLATTVIRTRFGLTVLGIKTPGEAFVPATPESVIGQNDVIIVSGTESALERFAALE, from the coding sequence TTGGCTGACCGCAACCGTCCGCACCCGCTCGGTGCCGTCAGCCACGACGCTCCGGTGCTCGTCATCGGCCTCGGACGGTTCGGCGCCGCCACCGCCGGGCAGCTCGAGCGGCAGGACCGCGAGGTCCTCGTCGTCGACACCGACGCCGGCCTCGTGCAGAAGTGGTCGGACCGCGTCACGCACGCGGTGCAGGCGGACGCGACCGACATCGACGCCCTGCGGCAGATCGGTGCGCAGGACTTCCCGATCGCCGTCGTCGGGACCGGCAGCGACCTCGAGTCGAGCGTGCTCATCACCGCGAACCTCGTCGACCTCGGCATCCCGCAGATCTGGGCGAAGGCGATCAGCCGGTCGCACGGCACGATCCTGTCCCGCATCGGCGCGAACCACGTCGTCTACCCCGAGCGCGAGGCCGGCGAGCGCACCGCACACCTGGTGTCCGGCCGGATGCTCGACTTCATCGAGTTCGACGACGACTTCGCGGTGGTCAAGATGTTCCCGCCGGCGTCGGTCCGCGGCAAGGACCTGGCGACCACGGTGATCCGCACCCGCTTCGGCCTGACCGTGCTCGGCATCAAGACCCCCGGCGAGGCCTTCGTCCCGGCGACGCCGGAGAGCGTGATCGGCCAGAACGACGTCATCATCGTCTCGGGGACCGAGAGTGCGCTGGAACGGTTCGCCGCCCTGGAGTGA
- a CDS encoding TrkH family potassium uptake protein — MLDRHEPPSRSAGATRRRPSRLGTALRSSPSRLAIVVFVALIFVFTSLFMTPWAAADGRSTHFADALFTAASVVCVTGLATVDMATHWSVFGKSLVVIGTQIGAVGVLTFASILGLFVTRKLGLRAKLMAAGDSNPLRTHHGAVPEGQAVRLGEVGTLLATVAVSTLSIEIVLGLLLLPSVLIAGMPFWTAVGDSFYYAAMAFTNTGFAPNASGLTPFAHDYWFLSLLMVGVVAGSIGFPVIRALTKQLRTPRRWPIHVKLTLATSAVLLVGGAAVYIALEASNPTTFGEEGAGRTAFQALFLSTMTRSGGFSLVDFDQLNGSSLLVTDMLMFIGGGSASTAGGIKVTTLAVLFLAAVAEARGRQSMEAFGRRIPSDVLRVAVAVVLWGATIVAVATVVLLQITHESLDRVLFEVISAFATCGLSSGVSANLPESGKYVLAATMFLGRVGTVTIAAALAASQSRQLFRRPEERPIVG, encoded by the coding sequence ATGCTCGACCGACACGAGCCGCCGTCCCGCTCGGCGGGAGCGACCCGTCGACGGCCGTCCCGTCTCGGCACCGCCCTCCGCTCGTCGCCGTCCCGCTTGGCGATCGTCGTCTTCGTGGCGCTGATCTTCGTCTTCACGAGCCTGTTCATGACGCCGTGGGCCGCGGCGGACGGACGCTCGACGCACTTCGCGGACGCTCTCTTCACCGCGGCGTCGGTGGTCTGCGTCACCGGGCTCGCCACCGTGGACATGGCGACGCACTGGTCGGTGTTCGGCAAGAGCCTCGTGGTGATCGGCACGCAGATCGGGGCCGTGGGCGTCCTGACGTTCGCCTCGATCCTCGGCCTCTTCGTCACCCGGAAGCTCGGACTCCGAGCGAAGCTCATGGCGGCCGGCGACTCGAACCCCCTGCGGACCCACCACGGCGCCGTGCCCGAGGGCCAGGCCGTCCGTCTCGGTGAAGTCGGCACCCTGCTCGCGACGGTCGCGGTGAGCACCCTGTCGATCGAGATCGTCCTCGGGCTCCTCCTGCTGCCGTCCGTCCTCATCGCCGGGATGCCCTTCTGGACGGCGGTCGGGGATTCCTTCTACTACGCGGCGATGGCGTTCACGAACACCGGCTTCGCGCCGAACGCCAGCGGACTCACCCCGTTCGCGCACGACTACTGGTTCCTCTCGCTGCTCATGGTCGGCGTGGTCGCGGGCTCGATCGGCTTCCCGGTGATCCGTGCCCTGACGAAGCAGCTCCGGACGCCGCGCCGCTGGCCGATCCACGTGAAGCTCACGCTCGCGACGAGCGCGGTCCTGCTCGTCGGCGGCGCCGCGGTGTACATCGCGCTCGAGGCATCGAACCCGACCACCTTCGGTGAGGAGGGCGCTGGTCGCACCGCGTTCCAGGCCCTCTTCCTCTCCACGATGACCCGGTCCGGCGGCTTCTCCCTCGTCGACTTCGACCAGCTGAACGGGTCGAGCCTGCTCGTCACGGACATGCTCATGTTCATCGGCGGCGGCTCGGCCTCGACCGCCGGCGGCATCAAGGTCACGACGCTCGCGGTCCTGTTCCTCGCCGCCGTCGCCGAGGCCCGCGGGCGACAGAGCATGGAGGCGTTCGGTCGGCGCATCCCGAGCGACGTCCTGCGCGTGGCCGTGGCGGTCGTGCTCTGGGGCGCCACCATCGTGGCCGTCGCGACCGTCGTGCTCCTGCAGATCACCCACGAGTCCCTCGACCGCGTGCTGTTCGAGGTCATCTCGGCGTTCGCGACGTGCGGGCTGTCCTCCGGAGTGTCCGCGAACCTGCCCGAGTCCGGCAAGTACGTGCTCGCGGCGACGATGTTCCTGGGCCGTGTCGGTACAGTGACCATCGCCGCTGCACTGGCCGCCAGCCAGAGCCGGCAACTGTTCCGCCGTCCCGAGGAGAGGCCGATCGTTGGCTGA
- a CDS encoding helix-turn-helix transcriptional regulator, whose amino-acid sequence MADIFSVVADPTRRELLGTLLSAYGSDVTGGELSVGQLVERLGVSQPTVSKHLRVLRDIGLVTSREEGQHRYYRLDPEPLVGIEEWVLPFTGAVDADGTPATTAWTLDGQPVSVRRSGTAGKATVEVGTELGRVMAEASYRATAALSGAQQGWERVVDRSRKRFTRRGDED is encoded by the coding sequence ATGGCCGACATCTTCAGCGTCGTGGCGGACCCCACCAGGCGTGAGCTGCTCGGGACGCTCCTGTCCGCGTACGGCTCGGACGTCACCGGCGGCGAGCTCAGCGTCGGCCAGCTCGTGGAACGCCTCGGCGTCAGCCAGCCGACCGTGTCGAAGCACCTGCGCGTGCTCCGCGACATCGGCCTCGTGACGAGCCGCGAAGAGGGGCAGCACCGCTACTACCGCCTCGACCCGGAGCCGCTCGTCGGCATCGAGGAGTGGGTCCTCCCGTTCACCGGCGCGGTGGACGCCGACGGCACCCCGGCCACGACGGCGTGGACGCTCGACGGGCAACCGGTCTCGGTCCGACGCTCCGGCACGGCGGGCAAGGCCACGGTCGAGGTCGGCACCGAGCTCGGCCGCGTGATGGCCGAGGCGTCCTACCGTGCGACCGCGGCGCTGTCCGGCGCGCAGCAGGGCTGGGAACGGGTCGTCGACCGGAGCCGGAAGCGCTTCACGCGGCGCGGCGACGAGGACTGA
- a CDS encoding helix-turn-helix domain-containing protein, producing the protein MTGSFDDVRFLTVAEVAEMMRVSKMTVYRMVHAGELPAIRFGRSFRVPESAVADVLRGGIADVG; encoded by the coding sequence ATGACCGGCAGTTTCGACGACGTGCGCTTCCTCACCGTCGCTGAGGTCGCCGAGATGATGCGCGTCTCCAAGATGACCGTCTACCGCATGGTCCACGCGGGGGAACTCCCCGCCATCCGCTTCGGCCGGTCCTTCCGCGTCCCGGAGTCCGCCGTCGCGGACGTCCTGCGCGGTGGCATCGCCGACGTCGGCTAG
- a CDS encoding 30S ribosomal protein bS22, with the protein MGSVIKKRRKRMAKKKHRKLLRKTRHQRRNKK; encoded by the coding sequence ATGGGTTCTGTCATCAAGAAGCGTCGCAAGCGCATGGCGAAGAAGAAGCACCGCAAGCTGCTTCGCAAGACGCGCCACCAGCGTCGCAACAAGAAGTAG
- a CDS encoding glutaredoxin family protein, with translation MPAVTLLTKPGCHLCDDARPVVERVVAEHPGTTLQELSIIDDDALRLEYAEDIPVVLVDGRVHSNWHVDADRLHRALEKAEARA, from the coding sequence ATGCCCGCCGTGACCCTGCTGACCAAGCCCGGCTGCCACCTCTGCGACGACGCCCGACCGGTCGTCGAACGTGTCGTGGCCGAACACCCGGGGACGACCCTCCAGGAGCTGTCCATCATCGACGACGACGCCCTCCGCCTGGAGTACGCGGAGGACATCCCGGTCGTCCTGGTCGACGGGCGTGTCCACAGCAACTGGCACGTCGACGCCGACCGGCTCCACCGTGCCCTCGAGAAGGCCGAGGCCCGCGCATGA
- a CDS encoding Dabb family protein, producing the protein MIHHVVSWTLREDLDRAESVERIRELLVGLIGTVDSIRSLQVVENVAYPGKNQDVAVVATFDDLAGLDEYQVHPQHQAAAAEIRGLVTGRAAIDWES; encoded by the coding sequence ATGATCCACCACGTCGTCTCCTGGACCCTGCGCGAGGACCTCGACCGCGCAGAGTCCGTCGAGCGGATCCGCGAGCTCCTCGTCGGGCTGATCGGCACCGTCGACTCGATCCGTTCCCTGCAGGTCGTCGAGAACGTCGCCTACCCGGGGAAGAACCAGGACGTCGCCGTCGTGGCGACCTTCGACGACCTCGCCGGCCTCGACGAGTACCAGGTGCACCCGCAGCACCAGGCCGCGGCAGCGGAGATCCGTGGCCTGGTCACGGGGCGGGCGGCCATCGACTGGGAGAGCTGA
- the aspS gene encoding aspartate--tRNA(Asn) ligase: MIERTRIADLAARPDGPVSVAGWVETVRDQKKVQFVVLRDESGAAQLVNPATREAVEGDDASAAALATTEAISGLAHGTFVHVQGTLKHDERVKLGGLEVKVGDLTVISAAVPETPIADDSSLDKRLDWRFLDLRNRKQNLIFRIQTTMEHAFRTYWVERDYIEIHTPKLMASASESRAELFQLEYFETTAYLAQSPQNFKQMAQPAGFGAVFEIADAFRADPSFTSRHATEFTSVDAEISWVESHEDVMAMHEELLVAGFTAVKEKYGTEVEAVFGFEFVVPTAPFPRVTLAEARKIVADSGYEVVRADGDLDPEGERRVSAWAKETHGSEFVFVTDYDASIRPYYHMRHADDPTLTNSYDLLFNGAEISTGAQREHRVDTLTAQAVEKGLDPEELGWYLDFFRYGVPPHGGFGMGLARVLMLALHEPSIREVTYLFRGPTRLTP; the protein is encoded by the coding sequence GTGATCGAACGCACCCGCATCGCCGACCTCGCCGCACGCCCCGACGGCCCCGTCTCCGTCGCCGGATGGGTGGAGACCGTCCGAGACCAGAAGAAGGTGCAGTTCGTCGTCCTCCGTGACGAGTCCGGCGCCGCACAGCTCGTCAACCCCGCCACGCGCGAAGCGGTCGAGGGCGACGACGCCTCCGCCGCCGCACTCGCGACGACCGAGGCGATCTCCGGCCTCGCGCACGGCACCTTCGTGCACGTGCAGGGCACCCTGAAGCACGACGAGCGCGTCAAGCTCGGCGGGCTCGAGGTCAAGGTCGGCGACCTGACCGTCATCAGCGCCGCCGTCCCGGAGACCCCGATCGCGGACGACTCCTCGCTCGACAAGCGCCTCGACTGGCGCTTCCTCGACCTGCGCAACCGCAAGCAGAATCTCATCTTCCGCATCCAGACCACGATGGAGCACGCGTTCCGCACGTACTGGGTCGAGCGTGACTACATCGAGATCCACACCCCGAAGCTGATGGCCTCGGCGTCCGAGTCGCGTGCCGAGCTCTTCCAGCTCGAGTACTTCGAGACGACGGCGTACCTCGCGCAGTCGCCGCAGAACTTCAAGCAGATGGCGCAGCCGGCCGGCTTCGGCGCGGTGTTCGAGATCGCCGACGCCTTCCGTGCGGACCCGTCGTTCACGAGCCGCCACGCGACCGAGTTCACGAGCGTCGACGCCGAGATCTCGTGGGTCGAGTCGCACGAGGACGTCATGGCCATGCACGAGGAGCTCCTCGTCGCCGGCTTCACCGCCGTCAAGGAGAAGTACGGCACCGAGGTCGAAGCGGTCTTCGGCTTCGAGTTCGTCGTCCCGACCGCACCCTTCCCGCGCGTGACCCTGGCCGAGGCCCGGAAGATCGTCGCCGACAGCGGCTACGAGGTCGTCCGCGCCGACGGTGACCTCGACCCCGAGGGCGAGCGCCGCGTGAGCGCCTGGGCGAAGGAGACGCACGGTTCGGAGTTCGTCTTCGTCACCGACTACGACGCGTCGATCCGGCCGTACTACCACATGCGTCACGCCGACGACCCGACCCTCACGAACAGCTACGACCTGCTGTTCAACGGTGCCGAGATCTCGACGGGTGCACAGCGCGAGCACCGTGTCGACACCCTGACGGCACAGGCCGTCGAGAAGGGCCTCGACCCCGAGGAGCTCGGCTGGTACCTCGACTTCTTCCGCTACGGCGTGCCGCCGCACGGTGGGTTCGGCATGGGCCTGGCGCGCGTGCTCATGCTCGCGCTGCACGAGCCGTCCATCCGCGAGGTCACGTACCTGTTCCGCGGCCCGACGCGCCTCACCCCGTAG
- a CDS encoding MerR family transcriptional regulator encodes MHIGELADRAGMSLRTIRHYDEVGLLVPSGRTTGGFRVYTEQDLERLLVIRRMKPLGFTLDEMAELLRVVDGLAAKDPGDAPALAARLDEFLVDARARHAKLVERAGMAEEFIGTLGSLRASLP; translated from the coding sequence ATGCACATCGGCGAACTGGCCGACCGCGCCGGGATGTCCCTCCGCACGATCCGGCACTACGACGAGGTCGGGCTGCTCGTGCCGAGCGGACGGACGACCGGCGGGTTCCGCGTCTACACGGAACAGGACCTCGAACGGCTGCTCGTGATCCGGCGGATGAAGCCGCTCGGGTTCACGCTGGACGAGATGGCCGAGCTGCTCCGGGTCGTCGACGGTCTGGCCGCGAAGGACCCCGGGGACGCGCCTGCGCTGGCCGCACGGCTCGACGAGTTCCTCGTGGACGCGCGGGCGCGGCACGCGAAGCTCGTCGAGCGGGCGGGCATGGCCGAGGAGTTCATCGGGACGCTCGGCAGCCTGCGCGCTTCACTCCCGTGA